A segment of the Felis catus isolate Fca126 chromosome F2, F.catus_Fca126_mat1.0, whole genome shotgun sequence genome:
AGCATTAAttctttatttggggggaggggggaggtttCCAGGATTAAAAAGATAATGTCTAAAGTGCTTAAGTCAGAGCTCAGTTAAGTCAGTGTCTCATGATTCCTTGGGCTTTtgaaggaattaaaaattaagctAACCGCATGTCTGGGGTGATTTGTGCATTGAGATTATTCCCAAGGTATTCTTTTGAGGGGTGATTTGTAATTACTGAATGTGTAggactttaatattttaattttattttaaccttattGTGTACTAAACAATAtatactaattatttttattctttattaattctTCAGGGCAAAAAAATGGtgcttttttttataaaatattgataattcatcaaactttatttgcattttgtttgaCTATAGGAAAAAAATTTGGATGACAAACCATATCGTAATATCCAGGAACTGGAAAACTATGCTGAAAACACTCAGAGCTCTCTTCTTTATTTAACACTAGAAATATTGGGTAAGTCTTTTTTTCCGgttttataattctgttttcaaagaaaataccTCTCAGACTTCACTCTTTCATAATCTGACAGTCTAATTGGTTTAACACGAAGGTTTTCTTCACACCATCTGTAAAGgaatgattttttgtttgtttttctttagcaAAAAGGggaatatatatatctttctttgGAGTGCAGACTAATCAAAATACTCAGGCTCTCATAAAAGTACTTTAGCTACCTCATGGGAATGCTGTAATCAATAATCTGGTAATTacaggtgatttttctttttcaagtgtcTCCTACAATTTGGAAGACCTGGGGCCTGACTCTTCCTTCCCTGTCAATAAAACTTCCCCgtgtaggaaaaataaaaagtagaaaatataaaactgcGTTTCTCAAAGTTCTTgcaagacttttctttctctgtcctcttaaaaataaataaaacaaacaaatttagaTGATCCTTTTCCTCATCTACTTTGTTTTAAGTTGGTGAGGTCTTATTGTAATGAGGAGATTGTTTGGATCAAGGACAATACCCTCTCTTTTGAAGAAGGTAATATATCTTTATGTCACCCTAAAGGAGTAACACAAGTCCCTATTGAGATTCCCAGGCTCATTCCGCCTGTATGCCCGGTGACATGTTTGCCAACACAATGAAAGGAGGGAGCAAAGAGCAGACGGTTTGTCAAGCGTATacttaaaatgaggtcatatggaaATTGCATTgaggagaagaaatggaagacttGTAATGTTTTTCCAAGATAGCTGATTAAAATTCCAAATGTGTTCTCAGTGTTCTGTAGTCTGAGGAAAACACTTTCATTTAAAAGTTGAGGTTCGGAAACCTGTTCAGTGGTAAACAGTCAGCTTGTCTTTGTGCCCAGTTTTGCTCACATAAGTCTTGTTTTTCAGATATAACACACAAGATAAACACCTACTTGTACATGTTTAGGTGATTTCTCCAAGCTGCCTCTATTGATTTGTTGTGCATGTAAGCCATGTTGCTTCATTTCTAAAATCCTAGGTGTAAAGGATCTTCATGCAGATCATGCCGCGAGTCACATTGGAAAAGCGCAGGGCATTGTCACTTGCTTGAGAGCAACGCCCTATCATGGTAGCAGAAGAAGAGTGTTCCTTCCCATGGAAATTTGTATGCTGGTAAGGCTGTTACTTGTTTCCTCTAATAATTTACTTCAGGAACATGGGGAGGGACATTATCTCTTGGTTCTTTGCTTCATCTGTTCAAGTAACTGCTTTGAAATGAATGCTAATTGCTTTTTTGCTCCAGTTATCACATCAGAATTTTATCAGTCGGGCACCTGAGATCAGTGGTGGGTCCATATGTTTCCTTGCTTGTATAATTTTGTTCTACCCGCAACTGTTGTTAATTAACATCTTGTCACATATTCTTctaggagtgtgtgtgtatgtgtgtctgtaggTGCAGACAcaagtgtgtgtacatgtattttcaaaaacaaaataaacattgtaCCGTAGATTCTATTCTGTCACCTGCTGTTCTTGAACTAAGGTAAAGTGTGCTTTTAGATTCCTAACGTAATGTGTATTTTCCCACACAGCATGGCGTTTCACAAGAGGATTTTCTACGGCAGAACCAAGCTAAAAATGTGAGAGATGTGATATATGACATTGCCAGCCAGGCACACTTGCACCTAAAGCATGTAAGTAGGCTCTCTGCCAAATTATTTAGGAAACTACTATTTCTAGATGTGGCTGTTCCTCGAGCATAGTTAGGGTTCCTGGTCTTTACTCCGTTTCTCAGTGAAATCCCCGTAGATTTATCTCAGGCACTCTTGAAAACTTTCTCCAGTTTTTTATGgtccccctgtctccctctcagcAGATGAACACATCCTTTACCGAGCAAGCCCAGCCTCAGCTTCCTCGGTGAGCTCCTTTGTGCTCTGTGCACCCACCAGCTCTCACTCTCAGGGGACAGGCTGTCTCTGCCCTGCCAGGGCTGATGGCTCCTCTCCCAGGAGCTCATGTCCTCAGTGTCTGCAGCTGGCCTGATAACTCACCCCTTTTCTAGGCAGCCTTCGGATATTCTGTGGCACATTTCCCCCCTCCCGGTTAAACTTTAGTGAATAAGTGGCTACATTCATTGTTACCTCAAGGCCAGCAGGACCATGGCACCGTTCGTTGTGCTATCATTTCGCTTCCATCCTGCCTATTCTAATAATAGGCATCACTAAATAATCTCCTTATTGCCACATTAGTGGGCACTTAAAACTCTCATTCATGCTAACTCTTTCTGCTATTGACATCATAGACGTTTTTGCTCCttgaaactttcttttcttttttttaaatttacatccaagttagttttttttttaatttttttttttaacgtttatttatttttgagacagagagagacagagcatgaacgggggagggtcagagagagagggagacacagaatccaaaacaggctccaagctctgagctgtcagcacaggcccgatgcggggctcgaactcacggactgtgagatcatgacctgagccgaggtcggacgctcaaccgactgagccacccaggcgccactacatccaaggtagttagcatgtagtgcaataatgatttcaggaggagaatcAGGTGATTCATCCCCTGGTGTTATATAACACCACCTTGAAACCTTCTACTATCTTCTTCCCTTGGTTCTCTGACTTAGCCTCTAAACTGGTTCCTGATTTCTCCTACATATCACTTTAGGTGTTTTCCTAACAGTTCTTCATCTTTTCTCAATCTGTACCTTGTCTTCTGTTGACTAccccacacttcttttttttaaagattttatttatttat
Coding sequences within it:
- the NDUFAF6 gene encoding NADH dehydrogenase (ubiquinone) complex I, assembly factor 6 isoform X3, encoding MRMEFWRKTVDDIYSDNPPQQPVAIELWKAVKRHNLTKRWLMKIIDEREKNLDDKPYRNIQELENYAENTQSSLLYLTLEILGVKDLHADHAASHIGKAQGIVTCLRATPYHGSRRRVFLPMEICMLHGVSQEDFLRQNQAKNVRDVIYDIASQAHLHLKHARSFHKSVPVKAFPAFLQTVALEDYLKKIRQVDFDIFHPSLQQKNTLLPLSLYVQSWRKRY
- the NDUFAF6 gene encoding NADH dehydrogenase (ubiquinone) complex I, assembly factor 6 isoform X4, with amino-acid sequence MKIIDEREKNLDDKPYRNIQELENYAENTQSSLLYLTLEILGVKDLHADHAASHIGKAQGIVTCLRATPYHGSRRRVFLPMEICMLHGVSQEDFLRQNQAKNVRDVIYDIASQAHLHLKHARSFHKSVPVKAFPAFLQTVALEDYLKKIRQVDFDIFHPSLQQKNTLLPLSLYVQSWRKRY